The nucleotide window AGGAGCTAATGTTGCAGGTTTTGTAAAAGTTGCAGACGCAATGTTAGATCAAGGAGTAGTGTAAGTTTATTTACTACAAATAATATTAAAAAGGCCTTATAGATTTTAATCTGTAAGGCCTTTTTCTGCGAAAGTATTTAGGGGTTATAAAAAAGAACTTGGTTAAGAAAAAAAATCAATTTTCACATTCCGTTATAATATGTATCTTTACTGATTAAGAGAAGATTCTGGAGTGGGATTTTATCTAGCTAAAAATCAATAATATAAAGTGTTTTTTGATACTGAAAGTATTCAGGTTTAAAAAGCATTCTAAAAACATACATATAAATTATGAGTTGTAGCGGTTGCTCAACTAACAAAGATGGCGTTCCTAAGGGGTGTAAAAGCAATGGAAATTGTGCTACAGGATCTTGTGGAAGTGGAAATAAACTAGCTGTTTTTGATTGGTTATCGAATATGACTTTGCCAACTGGTGAAGCACCTTTTAATATTTACGAAGTACGTTTTAAAAACGGAAGAAAACATTTTTACAAAAACTTAGAGAAATTAACTATTTCTATGGGTGATATAGTTGCTGTAGAAGGAACTTCAGGACATGATGTCGGAATAGTTTCTTTAGCAGGTGAACTTGTGAAAGTACAAATGAAAAAAAGAAAAATTGAGTCAGATGGTGAAGAGGTAAAAAAAATATATAGAAAAGCTTCTCAAAAAGATATTGATGTTTGGCATAATGCCAGACAAAGAGAACAAGAAACTCAAAGGAAAGGTAGAGAAATCATTAGTAAATTAGGATTGAAAATGAAGTTGTCAGATGTAGAGTATCAAGGAGATGGTACCAAGGCAACCTTTTACTATACTGCTGATGATAGGGTAGATTTTCGTCAATTAATTCGTGATTTGGCAAGTGCTTTTTCTATTAGAGTAGAAATGCGCCAAGTAGGAATGCGTCAAGAAGCTGCCAGATTAGGTGGTATCGGTTCTTGTGGACGAGAGTTGTGTTGTTCAACATGGTTAACTGATTTTAGAAAAGTTAATACAGCTGCAGCACGTTACCAACAGTTATCTTTAAATCCATTAAAATTAGCAGGTCAGTGTGGTAAATTAAAATGTTGTTTAAATTTTGAGTTAGATACTTATCTAGACGCATTAAAAAAGTTTCCTAAACAAGATTTGGTACTTAAAACAGAAAAAGGTGATGCTGTTTTTGTAAAGATGGATATTTTTAAAGGGTTACTTTGGTATACATACAAAGAAGAGAGCTTCAAATGGTATAGAATATCATTAGAGCAAACTCAAGAAATTATCGAGTTAAATGCCAATAATGAATTGGCTTCTCCGTTAGAAGAATATGAATCAGAAATTGTAGAAGAACCAAAAGTTGATTTTGAAAATGTGGTTGGACAAGATAGTTTAACACGTTTTGATGCTCCAAAAAAACCGAGAAGAAATAAAAGAAGAGGCAAAAGAATTAGTAATAATAAGGCAAAAGAGAATAAAACTAATGTGTCTAGGCCAAATAAAACTGTAGCTGATAATCAAAAAACAGATAGTAGAAAACCTAGGTCAAACAGACCTAAAAATAATAATAAGTCAAAAGTAGGGGAGGTAAAACAGAAACCAAATCCAAACCAACAAAAAAGAGCACAAGGTATTAAACCAAAGGGAGAAGTAAAGAAGAATCCAAATCAACAAAAAAGTACTCAAGGGGCTAAACCAAAGGGAGGGGTAAAGAAGAATCCAAACCAGCAAAAAAGAACTCAAGGGGCTAAACCAAAGGATGAAATAAAAAAGAATCCTAATCAACAAAAAAGAACTCAAGGCCCTAAACCAAGAGGTGAAAATCCTAATCAGCAAAAAAAGACTACAGGTAATAAACCGAATAATCAAAGAAGAAGAAATAATAATAAAAAAGGGAACAATAACGGTAATAAAAATGCTGAAGACAATAAATAAAAGTAGTGTATTGATAATGTTTTTTATAGTAACTTTTTTATTCATTTCGTG belongs to Tenacibaculum sp. MAR_2010_89 and includes:
- the ricT gene encoding regulatory iron-sulfur-containing complex subunit RicT; this encodes MSCSGCSTNKDGVPKGCKSNGNCATGSCGSGNKLAVFDWLSNMTLPTGEAPFNIYEVRFKNGRKHFYKNLEKLTISMGDIVAVEGTSGHDVGIVSLAGELVKVQMKKRKIESDGEEVKKIYRKASQKDIDVWHNARQREQETQRKGREIISKLGLKMKLSDVEYQGDGTKATFYYTADDRVDFRQLIRDLASAFSIRVEMRQVGMRQEAARLGGIGSCGRELCCSTWLTDFRKVNTAAARYQQLSLNPLKLAGQCGKLKCCLNFELDTYLDALKKFPKQDLVLKTEKGDAVFVKMDIFKGLLWYTYKEESFKWYRISLEQTQEIIELNANNELASPLEEYESEIVEEPKVDFENVVGQDSLTRFDAPKKPRRNKRRGKRISNNKAKENKTNVSRPNKTVADNQKTDSRKPRSNRPKNNNKSKVGEVKQKPNPNQQKRAQGIKPKGEVKKNPNQQKSTQGAKPKGGVKKNPNQQKRTQGAKPKDEIKKNPNQQKRTQGPKPRGENPNQQKKTTGNKPNNQRRRNNNKKGNNNGNKNAEDNK